CCTCctggtatattttatttattggtCGGGTGTATTACTCCCGGGAAGGAAGTATTATCAGAAATTTGATATGATATGGAAAGTGCAGGTACAGAAATGGCGCAATTGGTATGCGGAGGCTGCCACACTTTGCTCATGTACATTCGTGGAGCAACAAGCGTCCAATGTTCTTGTTGTCACACTGTTAATCTTGCTTTGGAAGGTAtaatcaatttaattaattatattgttAATATTGTATTGGTACtaataaacaaattaattaattacagcAAATCAAGTGGCACACGTAAATTGTGGAAACTGCAGAATGCTACTGATGTATCAGTATGGAGCGAGATCTGTCAAATGTGCTGTTTGCAATTTTGTCACTTCTGTTGGggtctcttctcttcttttcttttttcttctcttttttcatTAGTACCAATAATTCAGTTAGGTTCAACGGGTAAAAAAAACTACAGTGTCTGGTGAAAAATAATAGTTGTTGGAACAATTTTTTATCTCTATGTGGAAAGTTGAATTTCTAAAAATGGATAACATAATACCCCAAAAAAaagtgataatttttttttattactatttgTAAATACAAAATGTATGTATTTTAATGCATTTTTGGATGTATGCAATGCAATGCAGGCGTCAGCAAGCAGTACGGAGCAGAAGTTCAACAGCTGAACCTGAAGATATAGTAAACAAAAAATAGTGAGGTTATTACAAATTCCTAAGCTTCAGTTTTGCATAATACtattataattatagtatttcTGCATAAACCAGACGAAATTAAGTATATGTATAGAGTTTGCTCCAGttcttttaaatttaatcaTCAACAAGCAAAGCAGTTTTTGGCTAAATAAAAATGTATCAGATTTCTATGTTTTAgaaatttttgttcattttttctttattttagtttgacatgtataaataaataaatgcagaTTTTGCTGCTTTATCCTGTGTATGGTCTGAACACAAATGAAATAATTTTGTAAGTCATAATTGAAGGGACCAAACAGATATTTTGTTTGACAGCAAGCGCTTGGTTAAGTACCAATGttgtggaatttttttttttggtaataaatGTTGTGGATATTAGTTGATTGATAATTGcttcaataaatatatatatatatatatatagtacttGATTGAAAGACTAAtctacagaatctaaatctTATCTTGAGCAAGATATTCTATATCTGTTTTTTTAATGGTCACGCCTTCATTTAATGCTTTTATCTTATTAACAATTAATTTTGGCCTAACATCAAttttcttatatttgtttttttcctttttttttcataacAAATTCAACTGTGACATTGTTATATTTTGGACTAAAATGACACAAAATAAATAATGTCATTTTAATTTGGAACATTAGGTTCATattatttcaaattttgaattaaaaaaaatagaaaaaagaaaatgagcTATGACTgtatatcaaaataaatggaTAGATCAATTTGACTTTTAGTAGAATTAATTTGTCTTGCCataattttttactaaattaacagtgtaaataataataaaaaaataataattgaaagGTGACGTTAGTATTGCGTCAAATTGACTTCCAACCAAATTTAAAATCCAAAATATCCTttgatccaaaaaaaaaaaaaattgaatatttGGTGGAAGCTGCTAGAAAGATTTCCTGTAGCAAAAATAGGCATGACCAatttattgagacaaaattagaaaatatttatatatgtatatataaagtGAAGTCGTTTTCGGAAGTAATTTATTTAGGGGAATATGACATAAAAAAGAAGCATATTCTGGTTGCTGGTAAATTGAAAAAGTGGATAGTCTGTATTGTAATGTTCCATGAAATAAAGGGAGCAACAAGTGAACGTGAATGGGCCTCAACCAAGCCAGCTGGAATTTGAGACTCTCAACTCA
The sequence above is drawn from the Euphorbia lathyris chromosome 6, ddEupLath1.1, whole genome shotgun sequence genome and encodes:
- the LOC136232961 gene encoding protein LOL1, which gives rise to MPVPLAPYPTPPPAPANGSQRQLVCSGCRNLLVYPVGATSVCCAVCNAVTAVPPPGTEMAQLVCGGCHTLLMYIRGATSVQCSCCHTVNLALEANQVAHVNCGNCRMLLMYQYGARSVKCAVCNFVTSVGASASSTEQKFNS